One genomic region from Bacillus sp. SLBN-46 encodes:
- a CDS encoding long-chain fatty acid--CoA ligase has protein sequence MVYQKKPWLKFYDPRVSENVSIEYDSLFDLLKQAANIHDERPALTFYGRSWSYKDTKMISEWFAASLYRIGLKKGDRLAIMLPNCPHYIFSLFAGFRLGGIAVQVNPMYVEREIEYVLNDSEAEYMVVFEDFYSRVKLVQPKTSLKRIIVVGFGGNRIQLSAGDIYFEDFLTHDNVIPDIPIDIHEDVAILQYTGGTTGVSKGVMLTHHNLLANIIQVCDFTYNAVDEKPENFKIVSVLPMFHVYGLSCNALSAIRIGCNQLILPRFDVNEVLDLVKREKPFQMTAVPTMIFAFNSHPDLEASNLGDIYYLSSGGAPLPVEQVRSFEKRVGVRLADGYGLSETAPSAISTPPFLPRKLGSVGIPLPGTEARIIIQTPEGIEDVPIGEAGELILRGPQVMKGYWKRPGDTEMVLKDGWLFTGDIAKMDEDGYFYILDRKKDIIIASGYNVYPREIEEVLYKHEAVEEAIVIGVPDSYRGETVKAFVKLKTGAVETPVNLIEFAKINLAPYKVPKEIEILNELPKSSVGKLLRRMLRKEEEKLQV, from the coding sequence GTGGTATACCAAAAAAAACCATGGTTGAAATTTTACGATCCAAGGGTAAGTGAAAATGTATCCATTGAGTACGATTCATTATTTGACCTTTTGAAGCAGGCAGCCAATATTCATGATGAAAGACCGGCCCTTACCTTTTATGGGAGGTCTTGGAGCTATAAAGACACAAAAATGATATCTGAATGGTTTGCTGCTTCATTGTATCGAATTGGTCTCAAAAAGGGAGATCGTTTAGCGATTATGCTGCCCAATTGTCCTCACTATATTTTTAGTCTATTTGCAGGGTTTAGACTAGGTGGAATTGCTGTTCAAGTGAACCCTATGTATGTCGAACGAGAAATTGAATACGTGTTAAATGACTCTGAGGCAGAATATATGGTTGTATTTGAAGACTTTTATTCAAGAGTCAAGCTGGTTCAGCCAAAAACATCATTAAAGAGGATTATTGTCGTGGGCTTCGGCGGAAACCGAATTCAGCTTTCTGCCGGTGATATATACTTTGAGGATTTTTTAACACATGACAATGTTATTCCTGATATTCCAATTGACATACATGAAGATGTTGCCATCTTACAATACACAGGCGGCACAACTGGAGTATCTAAAGGGGTAATGCTAACCCACCATAATCTTTTAGCAAATATTATTCAGGTATGTGATTTCACCTATAATGCAGTAGATGAGAAACCAGAGAACTTCAAAATCGTAAGTGTCCTTCCTATGTTCCATGTTTATGGCCTATCATGCAATGCACTTTCGGCAATCAGAATTGGTTGTAATCAGTTAATATTACCAAGGTTTGACGTCAATGAGGTATTAGATCTTGTAAAAAGGGAAAAGCCATTTCAAATGACAGCAGTCCCAACAATGATCTTCGCTTTCAATAGTCACCCAGACTTAGAAGCAAGTAATCTAGGGGATATATATTATCTAAGCAGTGGAGGTGCACCCCTCCCTGTCGAGCAGGTAAGGTCTTTTGAGAAAAGAGTGGGTGTAAGATTAGCAGACGGGTATGGTTTATCAGAAACAGCACCTTCTGCAATCTCTACCCCTCCCTTCTTACCAAGAAAATTAGGTAGTGTTGGTATTCCTTTACCAGGTACTGAAGCAAGAATTATTATACAAACCCCAGAAGGAATTGAAGACGTCCCAATTGGGGAGGCAGGTGAACTCATTCTCCGCGGTCCACAGGTAATGAAGGGTTATTGGAAACGGCCTGGGGATACGGAAATGGTATTGAAGGACGGTTGGCTCTTTACAGGGGATATCGCCAAAATGGATGAAGATGGCTATTTTTATATCTTGGACCGGAAAAAAGATATTATTATTGCGAGCGGGTATAATGTGTATCCCCGAGAAATTGAGGAAGTACTATACAAGCACGAGGCAGTTGAGGAAGCCATTGTTATTGGTGTTCCGGACAGCTATAGAGGGGAAACAGTTAAGGCATTTGTTAAGTTAAAGACAGGTGCTGTAGAAACACCGGTGAACCTAATAGAATTTGCAAAGATTAACCTAGCACCTTATAAAGTTCCAAAAGAGATTGAAATTCTTAATGAACTTCCTAAATCATCTGTCGGTAAGCTGTTAAGACGAATGTTACGTAAAGAGGAAGAAAAACTACAAGTTTAA
- the adhE gene encoding bifunctional acetaldehyde-CoA/alcohol dehydrogenase — protein sequence MSVKERVVLETQTVAAMIDSLANNALKALSAFRCYNQEMVDEIVKQMALTAIENHRELAKLAVNETRRGVYEDKVFKNMFATEFIYNNIRNMKTVGVISENENEGMVEMAEPVGVIAGVIPITNPTSTVIFKSLISLKTRNPIIFAFPKYAQQCCKETAELLKKAAIRAGAPENCIQWIEEPSHEAFQALMMHPNISLILATGGPNLVKAAYSSGKPALGVGAGNVPCYIEKTAHIKRAVNDVILSKTFDNGMICASEQALIIDQEIYDEVKQEMIDNHCYFLNEEERKMLEKVAIFEKTNSINQLIVGLPAYVIAKMAGINVPVNTKILIAELEGVGPNYPLSCEKLSPILACYKVTHFTEGLKIAEETLEYGGLGHSAAIHTADQSLIDMFAARMKAGRIIVNTPSTHGAIGDIYNTSLPSLTIGCGTYGGNSVSQNVGAANLINIKKVAKRRTFTQWFKVPSQIFFEKNSIQMLASIPNISRAFIVTSGSPVKNGFVDKVLYYLEKHQNKVQWETFSEIEPEPSIETVMNGAERMRRFQPDFIIALGGGSVMDAAKAMWLFYEHPETDFHSLTQKFFDPNKRVVKFPILRQKAKFIAIPTTSGTGSEVTAFSVITDKKANIKYPLADLQLTPDVAIIDPQFVMTVPKHVTADTGMDVLTHAIEAYVSVLANDYTDGLALKAIQLVFEYLPRAYRDGSDELAREKMHNASTIAGMAFANSFLGINHSLAHVLGAEFHIPHGRANALLLPHVIRYNSAKPNKFMTYPKYEYFIADKRYCEIAKMLGLPASTTEEGIESLITAIIKLAEELDISMSIQANGVTKSEFESKVAGLAELAFDDQDTIANPKQPFVSELAEIYRQAYTGV from the coding sequence ATGTCTGTTAAAGAAAGAGTGGTACTAGAAACTCAAACGGTTGCTGCGATGATCGACTCGTTAGCAAACAATGCCTTGAAGGCACTTAGTGCTTTCCGTTGTTACAACCAGGAAATGGTTGATGAAATTGTAAAGCAAATGGCACTGACCGCCATTGAAAACCATAGGGAACTAGCAAAGCTTGCTGTAAATGAGACACGCCGCGGAGTATATGAGGATAAAGTTTTTAAAAATATGTTTGCAACAGAATTTATTTATAACAATATACGGAACATGAAAACTGTTGGAGTCATTAGTGAAAACGAAAATGAGGGAATGGTAGAGATGGCAGAGCCAGTAGGCGTCATCGCAGGTGTCATTCCAATTACAAATCCAACCTCAACTGTGATTTTCAAATCATTAATTTCACTTAAAACAAGGAATCCTATTATATTTGCCTTTCCAAAATATGCACAACAATGCTGCAAAGAGACTGCCGAATTGTTAAAGAAAGCTGCCATCAGAGCAGGCGCTCCAGAGAACTGCATCCAATGGATTGAAGAGCCTTCCCATGAAGCTTTCCAGGCTCTAATGATGCATCCAAATATTTCGCTCATTTTAGCAACAGGTGGACCTAATTTGGTAAAAGCGGCTTATAGCTCAGGTAAACCGGCACTTGGAGTGGGAGCAGGGAATGTACCTTGTTATATTGAGAAAACAGCTCATATTAAGCGTGCTGTAAACGATGTAATCTTATCCAAAACCTTTGACAACGGTATGATTTGCGCTTCGGAACAAGCATTGATTATCGATCAAGAAATTTATGATGAAGTGAAACAAGAAATGATAGATAATCATTGCTATTTTCTTAATGAAGAAGAACGCAAGATGCTAGAAAAAGTGGCTATATTTGAAAAAACTAATTCTATTAATCAGTTAATTGTTGGATTACCAGCGTATGTGATTGCGAAAATGGCTGGAATAAACGTTCCAGTAAATACGAAGATTCTTATTGCTGAGTTAGAGGGCGTAGGTCCTAACTACCCACTTTCCTGTGAAAAGCTAAGTCCAATCTTAGCATGCTATAAAGTTACTCATTTTACGGAAGGCTTAAAAATTGCAGAAGAAACACTTGAGTATGGAGGACTAGGACATTCAGCAGCCATTCATACTGCAGATCAAAGCCTTATTGATATGTTTGCAGCACGCATGAAGGCTGGTCGAATCATCGTTAATACTCCTTCCACACATGGTGCAATCGGGGATATTTATAACACTTCACTTCCGTCCTTAACAATTGGATGTGGAACATATGGGGGGAATTCAGTGTCACAGAATGTTGGAGCCGCTAATCTCATCAACATTAAAAAAGTCGCAAAAAGAAGAACGTTTACACAATGGTTTAAAGTTCCATCACAGATTTTCTTTGAGAAAAATTCCATCCAAATGCTTGCTTCAATCCCAAATATCTCAAGAGCATTTATTGTAACAAGTGGAAGTCCTGTGAAAAATGGCTTTGTCGACAAGGTTTTATATTATCTTGAAAAACATCAAAACAAGGTTCAATGGGAGACATTTTCTGAAATTGAGCCTGAGCCTAGTATTGAAACGGTCATGAATGGCGCTGAGAGAATGAGAAGGTTTCAGCCCGATTTCATTATTGCCCTCGGTGGTGGTTCGGTCATGGATGCGGCAAAAGCAATGTGGTTATTTTACGAGCACCCAGAAACGGATTTTCATAGTTTAACTCAAAAATTCTTTGATCCGAATAAGCGAGTCGTTAAATTCCCGATTCTTCGCCAAAAGGCTAAGTTTATCGCGATTCCAACGACATCAGGTACAGGTTCAGAAGTGACAGCCTTCTCAGTTATTACTGATAAAAAGGCTAACATTAAATACCCGCTTGCAGATCTTCAGCTAACACCTGATGTGGCCATTATTGATCCGCAGTTTGTAATGACTGTTCCAAAGCATGTTACCGCTGATACAGGGATGGACGTTTTAACCCATGCGATTGAAGCATATGTTTCGGTATTGGCAAATGATTACACGGACGGGCTGGCACTAAAAGCCATTCAGTTGGTTTTTGAGTATTTACCAAGAGCGTATCGGGATGGCAGTGATGAATTAGCACGAGAAAAAATGCACAATGCTTCAACTATAGCTGGGATGGCCTTTGCCAATTCCTTTTTAGGAATCAACCATAGCTTAGCGCATGTACTTGGTGCCGAATTTCACATTCCACATGGACGTGCAAATGCATTACTTTTACCACATGTGATTCGTTACAATTCAGCCAAACCAAATAAGTTTATGACCTATCCGAAATATGAATACTTTATTGCGGATAAGCGATATTGTGAAATTGCCAAAATGCTTGGACTACCTGCCAGTACGACAGAAGAAGGAATTGAGAGCTTAATTACGGCCATTATAAAGCTTGCTGAAGAACTAGATATTTCCATGAGTATTCAAGCTAACGGGGTGACAAAGTCAGAATTTGAAAGTAAGGTTGCTGGACTTGCCGAACTTGCTTTTGATGATCAAGACACCATTGCCAATCCAAAACAGCCATTTGTAAGTGAACTTGCTGAAATTTACAGACAAGCGTATACAGGTGTATAG